A single window of Pseudarthrobacter defluvii DNA harbors:
- a CDS encoding PH domain-containing protein, translating into MTADGQFPGQPVLPPAAAGAESNRMPDGEWRRVHPASPFVRGWVALAAITFFFGRDLFERSLQGQPVFEEGFARRAPWLLGGGALVLAVAVLGFVLTWYFTKYQVSGGYVRVNSGLLFRQHRQARLDRVQAIDIVQPLLARIFGLAELKFEVADAGESAVRLAYLKIADARQLRATILARASGASAGAGTDYLSGAGAGAPGEAGPGGAAGPEQLTQPAPEAPEIVVLALPPSRLIGSLLLSEQSFFIVVAGAASVVLSAVTDNRAFYFYLVPAALGLAASYWNFFNKGYNFTAAISPDGIRLRYGLLDTQAQTLPPGRIQAVKIAQPPLWRPFGWYRMQVNVAGYGTSGNAAEGNTRTILLPVGKFADVLAMLSLVLPDPGTHQPEAVFAAGLGGRDSDGGFVTTPRRARLLAPLAWRRNGFAATDTALLIRSGRWWRELVVVPHQRTQSMALHQGPVARRFRVADLVLHTTAGPVAPRLTQAGLDEARQLFDEQAERARLARKRQTTEQWLRQVVPAGAPTALPGAPVPAVPQAETLLPGTALPGTPVPDAAPREARTPYQQEGQQHG; encoded by the coding sequence GTGACCGCTGACGGCCAGTTCCCCGGGCAGCCCGTGCTCCCTCCTGCCGCAGCCGGCGCAGAAAGCAACAGGATGCCCGACGGCGAATGGCGGCGTGTGCATCCCGCCTCGCCTTTCGTCCGCGGCTGGGTTGCGCTGGCCGCCATCACGTTCTTTTTTGGCAGGGACCTTTTTGAGCGGTCCCTGCAGGGCCAACCCGTTTTCGAGGAGGGGTTCGCCAGGCGTGCCCCGTGGCTCCTGGGCGGCGGCGCGCTGGTGCTGGCTGTGGCGGTGCTGGGATTCGTCCTGACTTGGTACTTCACCAAATACCAGGTGTCGGGCGGCTACGTCCGGGTCAACAGCGGGCTCCTTTTCCGCCAGCACCGGCAGGCGCGGCTGGACCGGGTGCAGGCAATCGACATTGTGCAGCCGCTGCTGGCCCGCATCTTCGGCCTTGCCGAACTCAAGTTCGAGGTGGCGGACGCCGGGGAATCGGCGGTGCGGTTGGCCTACCTGAAGATAGCCGACGCCCGCCAGCTGCGGGCCACCATCCTGGCGCGTGCTTCCGGGGCCAGCGCCGGTGCCGGTACTGATTACCTCTCCGGTGCCGGTGCGGGTGCCCCAGGGGAAGCTGGCCCCGGAGGCGCGGCCGGTCCGGAGCAGCTCACCCAGCCCGCACCTGAGGCGCCGGAGATTGTGGTGCTTGCCCTGCCGCCGTCGCGCCTTATCGGATCGCTGCTGCTGAGCGAGCAGAGCTTCTTCATCGTGGTGGCCGGCGCCGCTTCGGTGGTCCTGTCAGCGGTGACGGACAACCGGGCCTTCTACTTCTACCTGGTGCCCGCCGCGCTGGGCCTCGCGGCCAGCTACTGGAACTTCTTCAACAAGGGGTACAACTTCACCGCAGCCATCTCCCCCGACGGCATCCGGCTGCGGTACGGGCTGCTGGACACCCAAGCGCAGACACTGCCGCCGGGACGGATCCAGGCAGTGAAGATCGCCCAGCCGCCGCTCTGGCGTCCTTTCGGCTGGTACCGGATGCAGGTGAACGTGGCGGGCTACGGGACATCAGGCAACGCGGCCGAAGGCAACACCAGGACCATCCTCCTGCCGGTGGGCAAGTTCGCCGACGTCCTGGCCATGCTCTCGCTGGTCCTGCCGGACCCCGGAACCCACCAACCGGAGGCGGTGTTTGCTGCCGGGCTTGGGGGCAGGGATTCCGACGGCGGCTTTGTCACCACACCGAGGCGCGCACGGTTGCTGGCGCCCCTGGCGTGGCGGCGGAACGGTTTTGCCGCCACGGACACGGCCCTGTTGATCCGCTCCGGGCGCTGGTGGCGGGAGCTTGTTGTCGTTCCGCACCAGCGGACGCAGTCGATGGCGCTTCACCAGGGGCCGGTAGCGCGCCGGTTCCGGGTGGCGGACCTGGTGCTGCACACCACCGCCGGGCCGGTCGCCCCGCGGCTGACCCAGGCGGGGCTGGACGAGGCCCGGCAACTCTTCGACGAGCAGGCGGAACGCGCCCGGTTGGCCCGGAAGCGGCAAACCACCGAACAATGGTTGCGGCAGGTTGTTCCGGCAGGGGCACCCACGGCGTTACCCGGTGCACCCGTGCCTGCTGTACCGCAGGCTGAAACCCTCTTGCCCGGAACTGCCTTGCCTGGCACTCCAGTGCCCGACGCGGCGCCCAGGGAAGCCCGAACCCCTTACCAACAGGAAGGCCAGCAGCATGGCTAA
- a CDS encoding PH domain-containing protein — protein sequence MRTEAIDPPGIAWQRVSPQYIRVRLVEWALANLAAVLVLSAPLAFVLLGWWRWPPLWLAITVPAVMLLVAVWRLVLIPRQVRAIGYAERDADLLVRSGIFFQRTMAVPYGRMQYVDIAVGPVERSLGLCTVKLHTASPGTNARIPGLPAEEGARLREQLAARGEARLAGL from the coding sequence ATGCGTACCGAGGCGATTGACCCGCCGGGTATCGCCTGGCAGCGCGTGTCACCCCAATACATAAGGGTCCGTTTGGTGGAATGGGCCCTGGCCAACCTTGCCGCGGTCCTGGTGCTGTCCGCACCGCTGGCGTTTGTCCTCCTGGGATGGTGGCGGTGGCCCCCGCTGTGGCTGGCCATCACCGTTCCGGCCGTCATGCTGCTGGTCGCCGTGTGGCGGCTGGTGCTTATCCCGCGGCAGGTCCGGGCCATCGGCTACGCCGAGCGCGATGCCGACCTGCTGGTCAGGAGCGGCATCTTCTTCCAGCGCACCATGGCCGTGCCGTACGGCCGGATGCAGTACGTGGACATCGCCGTGGGACCAGTGGAGCGCAGCCTGGGCCTGTGCACCGTTAAGCTCCACACCGCGTCGCCGGGCACCAACGCGCGCATCCCCGGCCTTCCGGCTGAAGAGGGCGCGCGGCTGCGGGAACAGCTGGCCGCCCGCGGTGAAGCCAGGCTGGCAGGACTGTGA
- a CDS encoding DUF3180 domain-containing protein — MNPINPLRLLLICVILTVAGWSATVVTSRYSMATPVLPATALATMGVIVIITLILGIRILRWRNSHKPNSTAKKTQLDPLMAARTLVLAQACAYAGTVLLGWHIGIFLDQLRIWSMRSDQGITWLALAMAGGGLVMIVVGLIVERFCKIPPEDSDPNLDGKKGRPARGEAAGEGEYAYRGD, encoded by the coding sequence ATGAACCCCATCAACCCCCTGCGCCTGCTCCTGATCTGCGTCATCCTCACGGTCGCCGGCTGGTCGGCCACAGTGGTCACCAGTCGGTACAGCATGGCCACGCCCGTCCTGCCTGCCACCGCGCTTGCCACCATGGGCGTCATCGTCATCATCACGCTGATCCTGGGCATCCGGATCCTGAGGTGGCGCAACAGCCACAAACCCAACAGCACGGCAAAAAAGACCCAGCTGGATCCCCTCATGGCCGCCCGGACCCTGGTCCTGGCGCAGGCCTGCGCGTACGCCGGCACAGTGCTGCTGGGTTGGCACATCGGCATCTTCCTGGACCAGCTCCGGATCTGGAGCATGCGCAGTGACCAGGGGATCACCTGGCTGGCCCTGGCCATGGCCGGCGGCGGCCTGGTGATGATCGTGGTGGGGCTCATTGTGGAGCGTTTCTGCAAGATTCCGCCCGAGGACAGCGACCCCAACCTGGACGGTAAAAAGGGCCGCCCTGCCCGCGGCGAGGCGGCTGGGGAAGGCGAATATGCGTACCGAGGCGATTGA
- the folK gene encoding 2-amino-4-hydroxy-6-hydroxymethyldihydropteridine diphosphokinase, with the protein MNGIYTKAVLALGSNLGERNETLTEAVADLVDPPEVRLLAVSPIVQTKAVGGPAGQPDFLNMVITVETSLTPLELLEHCHAVENKHLRVREVHWGPRTLDVDIITYGDLRSDDPTLTLPHPRAASRAFVLYPWSLIEPAATLNGERISSLAARADDFADLAPFDGFGDFDGMPTAGAVEER; encoded by the coding sequence ATGAACGGCATTTACACCAAGGCGGTGCTCGCCCTCGGCAGCAACCTTGGTGAACGGAACGAGACCCTGACGGAGGCTGTGGCGGACCTGGTGGATCCGCCGGAGGTGCGCCTCCTGGCCGTCTCGCCCATCGTGCAGACGAAAGCCGTGGGCGGCCCTGCCGGGCAGCCTGACTTCCTGAACATGGTCATCACCGTGGAAACCAGCCTGACGCCCCTGGAACTGCTGGAACACTGCCATGCCGTGGAGAACAAGCACCTCCGCGTCCGCGAGGTGCACTGGGGGCCGCGGACGCTCGACGTCGACATCATCACGTACGGGGACCTCCGCAGCGACGACCCCACCCTGACGCTCCCGCACCCCCGCGCTGCGTCACGGGCGTTCGTCCTCTACCCGTGGTCACTGATCGAACCGGCCGCCACCTTGAATGGCGAACGGATCAGCTCCCTGGCCGCCCGGGCCGACGACTTTGCCGACCTGGCACCGTTCGATGGCTTCGGGGACTTTGACGGCATGCCGACGGCGGGAGCGGTGGAGGAGCGATGA
- the folB gene encoding dihydroneopterin aldolase yields the protein MDRITLTGVTAVGHHGVFDFERREGQPFVVDAVLCLDFTEAAQSDDVRDTAHYGEVARRITEWISGEPLNLIEALAVRIADSLLAEFKLQAVEITVHKPQAPIEVPFGDVAVTVRRERVPAGVVSGPGA from the coding sequence ATGGACAGGATTACGCTCACCGGAGTGACCGCAGTGGGCCACCACGGCGTCTTCGATTTCGAACGCCGGGAGGGCCAGCCCTTTGTGGTGGACGCCGTGCTCTGCCTGGATTTCACCGAAGCGGCGCAGTCCGACGACGTGCGGGACACGGCACACTACGGCGAGGTGGCGCGGCGCATCACCGAGTGGATCTCCGGAGAACCCCTGAATCTCATCGAGGCACTCGCGGTGCGGATCGCGGACAGCCTCCTGGCGGAATTCAAGCTCCAGGCGGTGGAAATCACCGTCCATAAGCCCCAGGCCCCCATCGAGGTTCCGTTCGGGGACGTTGCGGTTACCGTCCGCCGGGAACGTGTCCCTGCCGGCGTGGTGTCCGGGCCCGGCGCATGA
- the folP gene encoding dihydropteroate synthase: MDSLAAAPGTGPATSPLPILRKPRPAARFEELPSGRTLVMGILNVTPDSFSDGGKHTTADTAIAAGLRMFYAGADIIDVGGESTRPGADDVSPDEEQRRVLPVIEALVKAGALVSIDTTHAATAEAAVRAGAAIVNDISGLSIEPEMAEFVAASRVPYVLTHRRGDARTMNSLAQYTDVAGEVVAELAGVRDKLYAAGVSPEQIIIDPGLGFAKNDAQNWELLQHLDQLDSLGHKVLVGASRKRFLGTLLTVAGKAAAPEERDGATAAITAISAFRGAWAVRVHDVGSSLDAVKVAARMAAVPTAAAVPKTQ; the protein is encoded by the coding sequence ATGGATTCACTCGCTGCAGCCCCCGGAACGGGGCCCGCAACTTCCCCGCTGCCCATCCTGCGCAAGCCCCGGCCGGCCGCGCGCTTCGAAGAGCTGCCCAGCGGCCGGACCCTGGTCATGGGCATCCTGAACGTCACCCCGGATTCCTTCAGCGACGGAGGGAAACACACCACGGCAGATACGGCCATCGCCGCCGGCCTGAGGATGTTCTACGCCGGTGCGGACATCATCGACGTCGGCGGCGAGTCCACCCGCCCGGGCGCGGATGACGTCAGCCCCGACGAAGAGCAGCGCCGGGTGCTGCCCGTAATCGAGGCCCTGGTAAAGGCAGGGGCGCTGGTCAGCATCGACACCACCCACGCCGCCACCGCCGAAGCGGCAGTCAGGGCGGGCGCCGCCATCGTCAACGACATTTCCGGCCTGAGCATTGAACCGGAAATGGCCGAGTTCGTGGCGGCCTCCAGGGTGCCGTACGTGCTCACCCACCGCCGCGGGGACGCCCGGACCATGAACTCGCTTGCCCAGTACACGGATGTGGCCGGGGAAGTGGTGGCCGAGCTGGCAGGAGTGCGGGACAAGCTGTATGCCGCCGGTGTCAGCCCGGAACAGATCATCATCGATCCGGGCCTGGGCTTCGCCAAGAACGATGCCCAGAACTGGGAACTGCTGCAGCACCTGGACCAGCTGGACAGCCTGGGCCACAAGGTGCTGGTGGGCGCCTCCCGCAAGCGCTTCCTGGGCACCCTGCTCACGGTCGCCGGGAAGGCCGCCGCTCCCGAGGAACGGGACGGGGCGACGGCGGCGATCACGGCCATCAGCGCCTTCCGGGGTGCCTGGGCTGTCCGCGTACACGACGTCGGGTCAAGCCTTGACGCCGTCAAGGTGGCCGCGCGCATGGCGGCCGTACCCACAGCAGCAGCCGTACCCAAAACGCAATAG
- the folE gene encoding GTP cyclohydrolase I FolE, whose protein sequence is MTSFDDDDVPASAGYLAEDGSHHSISQKVDRPRIEAAVREILLAIGEDPDRGGLLDTPKRVAKAYAEIFAGLHHDPAQVLSTTFELDHEELVLVKDIPFYSTCEHHLVPFHGVAHVGYIPSHDGRVTGLSKLARLVDIYARRPQVQERLTTEIVEALVTHLKPRGAIVVVECEHMCMSMRGIRKPGAKTVTSAVRGQLHDPATRAEAMSLILGR, encoded by the coding sequence GTGACTTCCTTCGACGACGACGACGTTCCCGCCTCCGCCGGATACCTGGCGGAGGACGGTTCCCACCATTCGATAAGCCAAAAGGTGGACCGGCCGCGAATCGAGGCTGCCGTCCGCGAGATCCTCCTCGCCATTGGCGAGGACCCGGACCGCGGCGGCCTCCTCGACACCCCCAAGAGGGTGGCGAAGGCGTACGCCGAGATTTTTGCCGGACTGCACCACGATCCGGCGCAGGTCCTCTCCACCACCTTCGAGCTGGACCATGAGGAACTGGTCCTGGTCAAGGACATTCCCTTCTATTCCACCTGCGAGCACCACCTGGTGCCGTTTCACGGTGTGGCCCACGTCGGCTACATCCCGTCACACGACGGCAGGGTGACTGGGCTGAGCAAGCTGGCCCGGCTGGTGGACATCTACGCACGCCGGCCGCAGGTCCAGGAGCGGCTCACCACTGAGATCGTCGAAGCGCTGGTCACCCACCTCAAACCCCGCGGCGCCATCGTCGTCGTTGAATGCGAGCACATGTGCATGTCGATGCGCGGCATCCGCAAGCCCGGAGCGAAGACCGTCACCAGTGCGGTCCGCGGGCAGCTTCATGACCCGGCCACCCGTGCCGAAGCCATGAGCCTCATCCTCGGAAGGTAA
- the ftsH gene encoding ATP-dependent zinc metalloprotease FtsH yields the protein MKAKNFFKGPGIWIVIVVGLLLVAFATLAPGGAARIDTDKGLELLSGNKVEQAKIFDGENRVDLTLKDNLQLDGQDKGKSVQFFYVDARAQDVVKAVTDAKPAQGFTDQPIESNWFSGLLSLLIPVILLGALFWFLMTRMQGGGSKIMQFGKSKAKMVSKDMPQVTFADVAGSDEAVEELQEIKEFLQEPAKFQAVGAKIPKGVLLYGPPGTGKTLLARAVAGEAGVPFFSISGSDFVEMFVGVGASRVRDLFEQAKANSPAIIFVDEIDAVGRHRGAGIGGGNDEREQTLNQLLVEMDGFDVKTNVILIAATNRPDVLDPALLRPGRFDRQIGVDAPDLIGRDQILQVHAKGKPMAPGVDLKAVAKKTPGYTGADLANVLNEAALLTARSNANLIDDRALDEAIDRVMAGPQKRSRVMKEHERKITAYHEGGHALVAAALRNSAPVTKITILPRGRALGYTMVVPENDKYSVTRNELLDQMAYAMGGRVAEEIVFHDPSTGASNDIEKATGTARKMVTEYGMSERVGAVRLGQGGGEPFLGRDAGHERNYSDQIAYVVDEEVRRLIEQAHDEAYEILTENRDILDYLALELLERETLNQAEIADIFRDVRKRDFREVWLSKQTRPVQLTGPVESRRERAEREAQEEAKQARLDEPLDAQPPHPQGVPEDAPFKGGVTDSGPDTLRG from the coding sequence ATGAAAGCTAAGAACTTCTTCAAAGGCCCGGGCATCTGGATCGTCATTGTGGTCGGTCTGCTCCTCGTGGCTTTTGCAACGCTCGCCCCCGGCGGTGCGGCCCGGATCGACACGGACAAGGGCCTGGAACTGCTCTCCGGCAACAAGGTGGAGCAGGCCAAGATCTTCGACGGTGAGAACCGCGTCGACCTCACGCTGAAGGACAACCTGCAGCTGGATGGGCAGGACAAAGGCAAGAGCGTCCAGTTCTTCTACGTGGATGCCCGCGCGCAGGACGTGGTGAAGGCCGTCACCGACGCCAAGCCCGCCCAGGGCTTTACGGACCAGCCGATTGAAAGCAACTGGTTCTCCGGCCTGCTCTCCCTTCTGATCCCGGTCATCCTGTTGGGCGCCCTCTTCTGGTTCCTGATGACCCGCATGCAGGGCGGCGGCTCCAAGATCATGCAGTTCGGCAAGTCCAAGGCCAAGATGGTCAGCAAGGACATGCCGCAGGTGACCTTCGCCGACGTCGCAGGTTCGGATGAAGCCGTGGAGGAACTGCAGGAGATCAAGGAATTCCTGCAGGAACCGGCCAAGTTCCAGGCCGTTGGCGCCAAGATCCCCAAGGGCGTGCTGCTCTACGGCCCTCCGGGTACCGGTAAGACCTTGCTGGCACGTGCCGTTGCCGGTGAAGCCGGCGTACCGTTCTTCTCCATCTCCGGCTCGGACTTCGTCGAAATGTTCGTAGGTGTCGGCGCCTCCCGCGTCCGTGACCTCTTTGAACAGGCCAAGGCCAACTCGCCGGCCATCATCTTCGTGGATGAAATCGACGCCGTCGGCCGCCACCGCGGTGCAGGCATTGGCGGCGGCAACGATGAGCGCGAACAGACCCTCAACCAGTTGCTGGTTGAGATGGACGGCTTCGACGTCAAAACCAACGTGATCCTGATCGCCGCCACCAACCGGCCCGATGTCCTGGACCCGGCACTGCTGCGTCCCGGCCGCTTCGACCGCCAGATCGGCGTCGACGCGCCGGACTTGATCGGCCGTGACCAGATCCTGCAGGTGCACGCCAAAGGCAAGCCGATGGCACCCGGTGTGGACCTCAAGGCCGTAGCCAAGAAAACGCCGGGCTACACCGGCGCGGACCTCGCCAACGTCCTGAACGAGGCGGCGCTGCTCACCGCCCGCTCCAACGCCAACCTGATTGATGACCGCGCCCTGGACGAGGCGATCGACCGGGTCATGGCGGGCCCGCAAAAGCGCAGCCGCGTCATGAAGGAACATGAACGCAAGATCACCGCGTACCACGAAGGCGGCCACGCCCTGGTGGCGGCTGCCCTGCGGAACTCTGCTCCGGTCACCAAGATCACCATCCTGCCCCGCGGACGTGCCCTGGGCTACACCATGGTGGTTCCGGAAAACGACAAGTACTCCGTGACCCGTAACGAGCTCCTGGACCAGATGGCTTACGCCATGGGCGGCCGCGTGGCCGAGGAGATCGTGTTCCACGACCCGTCCACCGGCGCGTCCAATGACATCGAGAAGGCCACCGGCACGGCCCGGAAGATGGTCACCGAGTACGGCATGAGCGAACGCGTCGGCGCCGTCCGGCTTGGACAGGGCGGCGGCGAACCTTTCCTGGGCCGCGACGCCGGGCACGAGCGCAACTACTCGGACCAGATCGCATACGTCGTGGATGAGGAAGTGCGCCGCCTGATTGAGCAGGCCCATGACGAGGCCTACGAAATCCTTACCGAGAACCGGGACATCCTGGACTACCTGGCCCTTGAGCTGCTGGAGCGCGAAACCCTCAACCAGGCCGAGATTGCCGACATCTTCCGGGACGTGCGCAAGCGCGACTTCCGCGAGGTGTGGCTGTCCAAGCAAACCCGTCCCGTGCAGCTGACGGGGCCGGTGGAGAGCCGCCGTGAGCGGGCTGAGCGTGAAGCGCAGGAAGAAGCGAAGCAGGCCCGGCTGGACGAGCCGCTGGACGCGCAGCCGCCGCATCCGCAGGGCGTTCCGGAGGATGCACCCTTCAAGGGCGGGGTCACCGACTCGGGGCCTGACACCCTTCGCGGCTAA
- the hpt gene encoding hypoxanthine phosphoribosyltransferase, with the protein MDSNDVQADLKHVLYTKEQIQQRITELAAQIDKDYEGREILIVGVLKGAVMVMADLARALHSHISMDWMAVSSYGSGTQSSGVVRILKDLDTDLMGKDVLIVEDIIDSGLTLSWLKTNLESRGTASVEICTAFRKPTAAKVQIDVKYVGYDIPNEFVVGYGLDYAEKYRNLDFVGTLAPHVYE; encoded by the coding sequence GTGGATTCAAACGACGTCCAGGCAGATCTCAAGCACGTTCTCTACACCAAGGAACAGATCCAGCAGCGGATCACCGAACTCGCCGCGCAGATCGACAAGGACTACGAAGGCCGCGAGATCCTCATTGTGGGCGTCCTCAAGGGCGCGGTGATGGTCATGGCGGACCTCGCCCGTGCACTCCACAGCCACATCTCCATGGACTGGATGGCCGTGTCGTCCTACGGCTCGGGAACCCAGTCCTCCGGGGTGGTCCGCATCCTCAAGGACCTGGACACGGACCTCATGGGCAAGGACGTGCTGATCGTGGAGGACATCATCGACTCCGGCCTCACCCTCTCTTGGCTCAAGACCAACCTGGAGTCCCGCGGGACTGCCTCGGTGGAGATCTGCACCGCGTTCCGCAAGCCCACCGCCGCCAAGGTGCAGATCGACGTCAAGTACGTCGGCTATGACATCCCCAACGAGTTCGTGGTGGGCTACGGCCTGGACTACGCCGAAAAGTACCGCAACCTGGACTTCGTGGGCACGCTGGCCCCGCACGTTTACGAGTAA
- the tilS gene encoding tRNA lysidine(34) synthetase TilS has product MLQNALADAGYPRHVIVACSGGPDSLALAAVAAYFARRGHVDGHPVTVGAVVVDHQLQDGSAGIAARTAHALEELGLSPVEVRAVTVACAGMGPEAAAREARHAALETAAAQQGAEAILLGHTLDDQAEQVLLGLARGSGTRSLAGMRPARGKLVRPFLGLRRADTEEICAVEELEPWHDPTNADPAFARSRTRVEVLPHLEEKLGPGVAESLARTAAILQLDADYLEDVAESTYACLVERDGSELSLPEEALRTLAPAIRYRVIAKAAADVGGQQPSYQRLLAAEALLRRQGSAGPVELPGGVSAYRLSLAQLEESKDNPAKVAPDRAGSVPRERARCGKLVFRPQKPPAK; this is encoded by the coding sequence ATGCTGCAGAACGCCTTGGCCGACGCCGGTTATCCCCGCCACGTCATCGTGGCGTGCAGCGGCGGGCCGGATTCGCTGGCGCTCGCCGCCGTCGCCGCCTACTTCGCGCGCCGCGGCCACGTGGACGGGCACCCTGTGACAGTGGGAGCCGTGGTGGTGGACCACCAGTTGCAGGACGGATCCGCTGGCATCGCCGCCCGCACCGCGCACGCGTTGGAGGAGTTGGGCCTCTCACCCGTTGAGGTCCGCGCCGTCACCGTGGCCTGTGCCGGCATGGGTCCGGAAGCGGCTGCCCGCGAGGCGCGGCATGCAGCCCTCGAAACCGCCGCGGCACAACAGGGCGCGGAGGCGATCCTGCTGGGCCACACCCTCGACGATCAGGCCGAACAGGTACTCCTGGGCCTGGCCCGCGGCTCCGGCACGCGTTCCCTCGCCGGGATGCGTCCGGCCCGCGGCAAGCTGGTGCGCCCATTCCTTGGCCTCCGAAGGGCGGACACGGAGGAGATCTGCGCCGTGGAGGAGCTGGAGCCTTGGCACGATCCCACCAACGCCGATCCCGCGTTCGCACGGTCCAGGACCCGCGTTGAGGTACTCCCGCACCTTGAAGAAAAACTTGGCCCCGGCGTCGCCGAGTCCCTGGCCCGCACCGCTGCCATCCTGCAGCTGGACGCCGACTACCTGGAGGATGTGGCGGAAAGCACCTACGCCTGCCTCGTGGAGCGGGACGGCAGCGAACTGAGCCTGCCGGAGGAGGCGTTGCGCACCCTGGCCCCAGCCATCAGGTACCGGGTGATCGCCAAGGCAGCGGCCGACGTCGGCGGGCAGCAGCCCAGCTACCAGCGCCTTTTGGCGGCGGAGGCGCTGCTGCGGCGGCAGGGTTCGGCCGGTCCGGTGGAGCTTCCCGGCGGCGTCAGTGCATACCGGCTGTCACTGGCGCAGCTGGAGGAATCGAAGGACAACCCCGCCAAGGTGGCCCCGGACCGCGCAGGCTCCGTTCCCCGGGAACGCGCGCGCTGTGGGAAGCTAGTATTCCGGCCTCAAAAACCGCCCGCAAAATAG
- a CDS encoding zinc-dependent metalloprotease, protein MESTARESASTMSPKAQSNGAQSNGSQPSQAQALINWDLAASTAARLAPAGPVLDQKAIGEAVDSLRRLADASVPHVHEITGLEAARDLRDSSVLVVDRASWAKANTQSFAVMLKPAMQKMLDSRRGSLSPSAASVSGAITGSQLGAVLAFLSSKVLGQYDPFAALAENSSAPAGGRLLLVAPNIVSVERELNVTPEDFRLWVCLHEQTHRVQFAAAPWLRHHMLEQIDNLSGHLLGNVDSLMERASAAARSLKDRSATGDAPRRGAILDLLQDPEEKAAISHLTAVMSLLEGHANVVMDAVDASIVPSVRTIRQRFNDRGKDRGVIEKFIRSLLGLDAKMRQYSDGARFVRAVVDVAGMDGFNKVWESADHLPTEPEIHDAKLWLERMGL, encoded by the coding sequence ATGGAGTCCACTGCGCGCGAGTCCGCATCGACGATGTCCCCAAAAGCCCAGTCCAACGGGGCCCAATCCAATGGGTCCCAGCCCAGCCAGGCGCAGGCCCTGATCAACTGGGACCTCGCCGCCTCCACCGCCGCGCGGCTGGCTCCCGCCGGGCCGGTGCTCGACCAAAAGGCCATCGGCGAGGCGGTGGACAGCCTGCGGCGGCTCGCGGATGCCTCTGTTCCGCACGTCCACGAAATCACCGGGCTGGAAGCGGCACGCGACCTGCGCGACTCCTCCGTGCTGGTGGTGGACCGGGCATCGTGGGCCAAGGCCAATACCCAGAGTTTTGCGGTGATGCTCAAGCCCGCCATGCAGAAGATGCTGGACAGCCGGCGGGGGTCCCTGAGCCCCTCCGCGGCCAGCGTCAGCGGTGCCATCACCGGCAGCCAGCTGGGCGCCGTGCTGGCCTTCCTGTCCAGCAAGGTCCTGGGCCAGTACGATCCCTTCGCGGCACTGGCGGAGAACTCCTCAGCCCCGGCCGGCGGCAGGCTCCTGCTGGTGGCGCCGAACATCGTCTCGGTGGAGCGCGAGCTCAACGTCACACCGGAGGATTTCAGGCTCTGGGTGTGCCTGCACGAGCAAACGCACCGCGTCCAGTTCGCCGCTGCACCCTGGCTGCGCCACCACATGCTGGAGCAGATCGACAACCTCAGCGGCCACCTCCTGGGCAACGTTGATTCCCTGATGGAGCGTGCTTCCGCTGCCGCCCGCTCCCTGAAGGACCGCTCGGCAACCGGGGATGCGCCCCGCCGCGGTGCCATCCTGGACCTGCTGCAGGACCCGGAGGAAAAGGCCGCCATCTCGCACCTCACCGCCGTGATGAGCCTGCTCGAAGGTCACGCGAACGTGGTCATGGACGCCGTGGACGCCAGCATCGTTCCGTCCGTCAGGACCATCCGGCAGCGCTTCAACGACCGCGGCAAGGACCGCGGCGTGATCGAGAAGTTCATCCGAAGCCTCCTGGGCCTGGACGCCAAGATGCGCCAGTACTCCGACGGCGCAAGGTTCGTCCGCGCCGTGGTGGATGTGGCAGGGATGGATGGCTTTAACAAGGTGTGGGAGTCGGCGGACCACCTGCCCACCGAGCCCGAGATCCACGACGCCAAGCTGTGGCTTGAGCGAATGGGCCTCTGA